One segment of Oligoflexus sp. DNA contains the following:
- a CDS encoding MarR family winged helix-turn-helix transcriptional regulator yields the protein MLSFCMQSKFGSMSDEFLKLQNQICYRLYLASNGMMRLYKPLLSPLGLTYPQYILMLSLWEQDHVTMGQLATATSMDKGFLSTLVKSLQGKGHIQVTSDSQDSRKKIIALSKRGQKLKDKAQDIPRTLLCMLGGDQGRPDEIARLKAMLDELNRTIAGLEES from the coding sequence TTGCTTTCGTTTTGTATGCAAAGTAAATTCGGCAGCATGAGCGATGAGTTTCTTAAACTTCAGAATCAAATTTGCTATCGGCTGTACCTGGCCTCGAATGGCATGATGCGCCTGTATAAACCGCTGCTTAGCCCCTTGGGCCTCACCTATCCCCAATACATTCTTATGCTGAGCCTTTGGGAGCAGGATCATGTGACCATGGGGCAGCTTGCGACTGCGACGTCCATGGACAAGGGTTTTTTAAGTACTTTGGTGAAGAGCCTTCAGGGCAAAGGGCATATTCAGGTGACCAGTGACTCGCAGGACAGCCGCAAGAAAATCATAGCCCTCAGCAAAAGGGGCCAGAAGCTGAAAGACAAGGCGCAGGATATCCCAAGGACTCTCCTCTGCATGCTCGGTGGGGATCAGGGGCGGCCTGACGAGATCGCGCGGCTGAAGGCGATGCTGGATGAATTGAATCGCACGATCGCCGGGCTTGAAGAAAGCTAG
- a CDS encoding CoA transferase, with protein MILTLLFSVLLCAGLALFFAWCRIQRELQRKVVQSQACFDDLMQGQSIASHSRVEFVAPPGHVRQLLLGCFQQNPFPRYRALLTVVRLMGVIKLFKRETVLQTPAAAAVLTASGVMATEIGHLRQQKPGPDQIVRGNVVLAGLQALRLYFASSFEPAFSLQRFRSCLEVNNAFNGSRQKYKTRDGRFFSFHCYYPEQKRKIVGALRLPQSHDQFTMQSVKEDRRLIEKTVARHDAADLEELSFASGACASILRTRAEWEASPVGKAVGKMPLIKMEARAHSQPPKKFSAPAPGQGPLAGIKVLDLTHIIAGPACTRLLAEYGADVLLIRRGQLRDQVQSFLELDGWAGKRVCHLDLNHEDERAYLRTLIREADIVICSYQQGALERFGLTEAAMFQLNPRLILGSLYCFSDTVWRSRPGWAPLAEDITGLSLRNGSAAKPRNLNGVPLDYIPGFVLTLGILQALYKTMTEGSGYVVDVSLTRVAMWLHACSDRFAELSVPQSLSGTRNQTVPPYLHFVAGTALGNLAFPAGAVVTPFDADAATSRPCVDGQWGWLEPAAADITDEAAIPVPAEALAYIPRPALNTIGTDGHP; from the coding sequence ATGATCCTGACCCTTCTCTTCAGTGTTTTGCTGTGTGCCGGCCTTGCGCTTTTTTTTGCCTGGTGCCGCATTCAGCGTGAGCTGCAGAGAAAGGTCGTGCAAAGCCAGGCCTGCTTTGATGATCTGATGCAGGGGCAGTCGATCGCGTCTCACAGCCGCGTTGAGTTCGTGGCACCTCCGGGGCATGTCCGTCAGCTGCTGCTCGGCTGTTTTCAGCAGAATCCCTTTCCTCGCTACCGCGCGCTTTTAACTGTTGTCAGGCTTATGGGAGTGATCAAACTCTTCAAGCGCGAGACCGTGCTTCAAACACCGGCCGCGGCTGCTGTGCTGACCGCATCTGGTGTCATGGCCACCGAAATCGGCCACCTGCGTCAGCAAAAGCCGGGGCCGGATCAAATCGTTCGTGGGAATGTGGTGCTGGCTGGGCTGCAGGCGCTGCGGCTCTATTTTGCGTCCAGCTTCGAGCCTGCCTTTTCTTTGCAGCGCTTTCGCTCCTGCCTCGAAGTGAACAATGCCTTCAATGGGTCACGCCAGAAATATAAGACCCGCGATGGGCGCTTTTTTTCCTTTCATTGCTATTATCCTGAACAAAAAAGAAAAATAGTGGGCGCTCTGCGTCTGCCTCAATCGCACGATCAATTCACCATGCAGTCGGTGAAAGAGGATCGCAGGCTGATTGAAAAAACAGTTGCGAGGCATGATGCGGCTGATCTTGAAGAACTCAGCTTTGCCAGTGGCGCCTGCGCATCCATACTAAGAACAAGGGCCGAGTGGGAAGCCTCGCCCGTCGGCAAAGCGGTCGGAAAAATGCCCTTGATCAAGATGGAAGCCCGCGCGCATTCCCAGCCGCCGAAAAAGTTTTCAGCTCCTGCCCCCGGCCAGGGTCCTTTGGCTGGAATCAAGGTGCTCGACCTCACGCACATTATCGCCGGTCCCGCGTGCACCCGTCTTTTAGCGGAATACGGTGCGGATGTGCTTTTGATCCGGCGCGGTCAGCTGCGCGATCAGGTCCAGTCGTTTCTGGAGCTGGATGGATGGGCGGGAAAGCGGGTTTGCCACCTCGATTTGAATCACGAGGATGAGCGCGCTTACCTCCGCACCCTGATTCGCGAAGCGGATATAGTCATCTGTTCCTATCAGCAGGGCGCGCTGGAACGCTTCGGTTTGACGGAAGCGGCCATGTTTCAGTTGAATCCGCGGCTCATACTTGGATCTCTATACTGCTTCAGCGACACTGTTTGGCGAAGCCGTCCCGGTTGGGCGCCTTTGGCCGAAGATATTACGGGCCTGAGCCTTCGCAATGGATCGGCCGCGAAACCGCGGAATCTGAATGGAGTGCCGCTCGATTATATTCCCGGTTTTGTCCTGACACTCGGGATCCTCCAGGCCCTTTATAAAACGATGACCGAAGGATCGGGCTATGTCGTGGACGTTTCGCTGACCCGTGTCGCCATGTGGCTCCATGCATGCAGCGATCGTTTTGCGGAACTTTCCGTTCCTCAATCTTTATCTGGGACAAGGAATCAGACCGTTCCACCTTACCTGCACTTTGTCGCAGGAACAGCCCTTGGAAACCTGGCGTTTCCCGCGGGCGCTGTCGTCACACCCTTTGATGCAGACGCTGCCACCTCTCGTCCCTGTGTGGATGGACAGTGGGGTTGGCTTGAACCCGCAGCCGCGGACATCACCGATGAGGCTGCGATCCCGGTCCCTGCCGAAGCCCTGGCTTATATCCCTCGGCCTGCTTTGAACACAATTGGAACTGATGGGCATCCATGA